One Microcebus murinus isolate Inina chromosome 10, M.murinus_Inina_mat1.0, whole genome shotgun sequence DNA segment encodes these proteins:
- the APOF gene encoding apolipoprotein F: MCGIGLIMIPVELLLCCLLLHPVDAISSRKQKNVLMHLPLSLGSQTPSLDPLYCQIMLPKSLPGFTHMAPLPKFLVGLALRNALEEAGCQADVWALQLQLYHGGGVNATRVLIHHLQRLQKSRSTGRGVSVKALVAALQLLASQQSGSHRARRSFPTNNCENEQEQGVHNILQLLPGVGTYYNLGTALYYAAQNCSDKAKERSRDGAVDLAYDLLIGMSGLSGGPAGLLISAALKPALKAGVQQLIQYYHDEKEANIHQPETSTEGLVGTSDTSDLEETSTMTPLVSEVVSSAPYWGWALFKSYHLAPGAGSLGI; the protein is encoded by the coding sequence ATGTGTGGCATTGGACTCATCATGATACCAGTTGAGCTGCTTCTTTGCTGCCTCCTGCTACACCCTGTGGATGCTATTTCATctagaaagcagaaaaatgtCTTGATGCACCTTCCCTTGTCCTTGGGATCCCAGACACCCTCCTTAGACCCCTTGTACTGCCAGATCATGCTCCCAAAGTCCTTGCCTGGCTTCACCCACATGGCCCCTCTACCCAAGTTCCTGGTGGGCCTGGCTCTAAGGAACGCCTTGGAGGAAGCTGGCTGCCAGGCTGATGTCTGGGCCCTGCAGCTTCAGCTCTACCACGGGGGTGGCGTGAACGCTACACGGGTCCTCATCCACCATCTTCAAAGGCTCCAGAAAAGCAGAAGCACAGGGAGAGGAGTGTCAGTGAAAGCCCTGGTCGCTGCTCTGCAGCTGTTAGCCAGTCAGCAGTCAGGCTCACACAGGGCCCGACGCTCCTTCCCCACCAATAACTGTGAGAATGAGCAAGAACAAGGTGTGCACAATATCCTCCAGCTATTGCCAGGAGTGGGAACTTACTACAACCTGGGCACAGCTTTGTATTATGCTGCTCAGAACTGCTCAGACAAGGCCAAGGAACGAAGCCGAGATGGGGCCGTAGATCTGGCATATGACCTTCTGATAGGCATGAGCGGGCTGTCAGGGGGGCCGGCAGGTCTACTGATCAGTGCTGCACTTAAACCTGCATTAAAGGCTGGGGTTCAGCAGTTGATCCAATATTATCATGATGAGAAAGAGGCAAACATCCATCAGCCAGAGACCAGCACGGAGGGCTTGGTGGGCACCTCAGATACGAGTGACTTGGAAGAAACGAGTACAATGACTCCTTTGGTATCAGAAGTAGTCAGTTCAGCTCCCTACTGGGGGTGGGCCTTATTCAAGAGCTATCACTTAGCTCCTGGGGCTGGGAGTCTTGGAATATAA